TATACTTTGATTAAAAAAATTAAAAACTTTTTCACTTATACAAACCTGCTTTTTTAATTAAATTTTTCACAGAATTATTTATCTCCACATAACTTTTTCCGTTAGATGCTTTTCTAGCTATAAATACTAAATCGTATCCATTTTCAACTTTCATATAGTCGCTATTTAGTCTAAAACTTTCTTTAATTAATCTTTTAATTCTATTTCTAACAACACTTTTACCTACTTTTTTACTTACCGATACACCTAATCTATTTACATTCTTTCTATTCATATATACATATAATACTAACAAATTATTAGAAAAAGATTTTCCCCTTTTATATACAGCCCTAAATTCTGCATTTTTTTTTATCCTATAAACATCCATCTGTCTTTGCTCCTTTTTTCTGCTTGCAGAAAAAGGCCACAAAAGCGGCCTTATGCTGTTAATCTTTTTCTACCTTTTTGTCTTCTTCTCTTAATAACATTTCTTCCTGACAGAGTTCTCATTCTCTTTCTAAAGCCATGCTCTCTTTTTCTTTGCTTCTTTTTTGGCTGATAAGTCATCCACATAATCCACACAACTCCTTTCTTCAAGTTTAATAACATTTATTTAACATTATAAAATTCAATAAGCATAATTACTTCCGAAACTGAATATTAAAAACAAAAACCTAGCTTTTTAAATACATTTACAGTAAAAATACTAAATCCATCCTAAAGTTTCACTATTAAATTATATATTCACTAAGTTACAATGTCAATACAAATTAAAAAGTATAGAATTCAATAGAAAAGTTCACATATCAACATTTTTATTTATTTTTGTGGATAACTTATTGAATAGGTAGTTATGTTTTGATATTATATTATAGGGACTTGTGGATAAATTTATAATTTATATCACTTATCCACACTTGTGGATAAGTATGTGTATAACTTTATAATTTATGTGTATAACATATTTCTATATATGCATTATTGCCCAATTTATCTATTATTATTCACTGTTGATAATGTTGATATATATTTTGTTAATAATGTGGATAACTTTTTTTATCTAAAAATATCCACATTATTATACACATGTGAATATTTTTATCCACATGTGTCAAAAAAATATAATATACTTATAATTTTCTGTGGATATATTGTGAATTATTTTTCTAAGACTGGAGGATACAAA
This window of the Clostridium kluyveri DSM 555 genome carries:
- the rnpA gene encoding ribonuclease P protein component gives rise to the protein MDVYRIKKNAEFRAVYKRGKSFSNNLLVLYVYMNRKNVNRLGVSVSKKVGKSVVRNRIKRLIKESFRLNSDYMKVENGYDLVFIARKASNGKSYVEINNSVKNLIKKAGLYK
- the rpmH gene encoding 50S ribosomal protein L34; amino-acid sequence: MWMTYQPKKKQRKREHGFRKRMRTLSGRNVIKRRRQKGRKRLTA